In one window of Armatimonadota bacterium DNA:
- a CDS encoding sugar kinase codes for MSEVVCLGILVADVLARPVERYPERGRLVLVDRIELHSGGCAGNTAIGLSRIGIPASVIGKVGDDGFGDFFLSAMASEGVDAGGIVRDDSANTSSTMVLVHGDGERSFIHYIGANGTLRSEDVDLDRVASAKVLHVAGALLMPALDGEPTAELMAHAKSRGVTTSLDTVWDGTGRWMKALAPCLEHVDYFLPSIEEARMLSGVDTPEDVAQFFLARGVGVVALKMGEAGCYVANGNEALRVPAYEVSPIDATGAGDAFAAGFLAGVVKGWNLRETARFANAVGALCTLAIGTTAGIRGMDETQQFMSSTPLREV; via the coding sequence ATGTCGGAGGTAGTCTGCCTGGGGATCCTGGTAGCTGACGTCCTCGCGCGGCCGGTGGAGCGATACCCCGAGCGCGGCCGGCTGGTGTTGGTTGACCGCATCGAGCTCCACAGTGGCGGCTGCGCGGGCAACACGGCGATCGGGCTGAGCCGCATCGGCATCCCGGCAAGCGTCATCGGCAAGGTCGGCGACGACGGATTCGGCGACTTCTTCCTCTCCGCGATGGCCAGCGAAGGCGTGGACGCCGGCGGCATCGTGCGCGACGACTCGGCCAACACGTCGAGCACGATGGTGCTCGTGCATGGGGACGGCGAGCGGTCCTTCATCCATTATATCGGCGCCAACGGCACGCTGCGCTCCGAGGACGTTGACCTCGACCGCGTGGCGAGCGCCAAGGTGCTTCACGTCGCGGGCGCATTGCTCATGCCGGCGCTGGACGGTGAACCGACGGCGGAGTTGATGGCGCACGCCAAGAGCCGCGGCGTTACGACCAGCCTCGACACCGTCTGGGATGGCACCGGCCGCTGGATGAAAGCGCTCGCGCCGTGCCTCGAGCATGTCGATTACTTCCTGCCGAGCATCGAGGAAGCGCGCATGCTCAGCGGCGTCGACACGCCGGAGGACGTCGCGCAGTTCTTCCTCGCACGCGGTGTGGGCGTGGTGGCGCTCAAGATGGGCGAGGCTGGATGCTATGTGGCGAACGGCAACGAGGCCCTGCGCGTCCCTGCCTACGAGGTATCGCCGATTGATGCGACTGGGGCGGGTGACGCGTTCGCGGCAGGGTTCCTCGCCGGCGTGGTCAAAGGATGGAATCTGCGCGAGACGGCGCGCTTCGCCAACGCTGTCGGCGCTCTCTGCACTCTGGCCATCGGTACTACCGCCGGCATCAGGGGCATGGACGAGACGCAGCAGTTTATGAGTTCGACGCCGCTCCGCGAGGTGTGA
- a CDS encoding arginine--tRNA ligase: MIKDKLREALAQAFAAAIEAGELGSAPQPEIELLAPPDPRFGDFSTNLAMTAAGEQGRPPREVAAILLERLSGLDDIVEKAEIAGPGFINFHLKPTWLDEVVRAVHSLDDRYGGGAEGAGRRILIEFVSANPVGPLTVAQGRAAAIGDTLARLLEARGYDVSREYYVNDAASSTQIQKLAASLDARYGQALGQDKAVPEDGYQGEYLARMAQDIIEREGDRYLAMPEAERLAAFASVAERSFVEDHRRVLEAFGVTFDNWFRESSVFERGEVDEVLDLLKQRGYAYESEGALWLRSTAFGDDKDRALVRGNGKPTYIAADTAYHRNKFDRGFDRLIDIWGPDHHGYVARTKAATAALGYPADNLDIIIHQLVRLFSAGEMVRMSKRAGEIITLEEVTEEVGADAARYFFLMRSSDSPLDFDLELAKQETAENPVYYVQYAHARISSILRNAQEQGVALPDPAQADLSLLRESDELALMRKLADFPDEVSVAAQRYEPHRMTRYASELAGVFHVFYTNCRVLGDDAALTAARLTLVGAALITLRNVLRLLGVSAPESM; the protein is encoded by the coding sequence ATGATCAAGGACAAACTGCGCGAGGCGCTGGCTCAGGCCTTCGCCGCCGCCATTGAGGCTGGAGAACTGGGCTCGGCGCCGCAACCCGAGATCGAGCTGCTTGCGCCCCCGGATCCGAGGTTCGGCGATTTCTCCACCAACCTGGCAATGACTGCGGCTGGAGAGCAGGGCCGACCGCCGCGCGAGGTCGCCGCGATTCTGCTGGAGCGGCTGTCCGGGCTCGACGACATCGTCGAGAAGGCCGAGATCGCCGGCCCCGGCTTCATCAACTTCCACCTCAAGCCGACCTGGCTGGACGAAGTGGTGCGCGCCGTGCATTCGTTGGACGACCGCTACGGCGGCGGCGCTGAGGGCGCCGGTCGGAGAATCCTCATCGAGTTCGTCAGCGCGAACCCCGTGGGGCCGCTCACCGTCGCACAGGGGCGCGCTGCGGCGATCGGTGACACGCTGGCGCGGTTGCTCGAAGCACGCGGCTATGACGTGTCCCGCGAGTACTACGTCAACGACGCTGCCAGCAGCACGCAGATACAGAAGCTGGCGGCATCCCTGGACGCGCGGTACGGGCAAGCGCTGGGGCAAGACAAAGCCGTGCCGGAAGACGGCTATCAAGGGGAGTACCTGGCGCGGATGGCCCAGGACATCATCGAGCGCGAGGGCGACCGGTACTTGGCCATGCCCGAGGCGGAGCGGCTTGCCGCGTTCGCCTCGGTTGCCGAGCGGAGCTTCGTCGAGGATCACCGGCGCGTTCTGGAAGCGTTCGGCGTGACGTTTGACAACTGGTTCCGCGAGAGTTCCGTGTTCGAGCGCGGTGAGGTGGACGAGGTGCTCGACTTGCTCAAGCAGCGCGGGTATGCATATGAGTCCGAGGGCGCGCTGTGGCTGCGCTCGACCGCATTCGGCGATGATAAGGATCGGGCGCTGGTGCGGGGCAACGGCAAGCCGACCTACATCGCGGCCGACACTGCGTACCACCGCAACAAGTTCGACCGCGGCTTCGACCGGCTGATTGACATCTGGGGCCCGGATCATCACGGCTACGTGGCGCGCACCAAGGCGGCGACGGCGGCGCTCGGGTACCCCGCCGACAACTTGGACATCATCATTCACCAGCTCGTCCGGCTGTTCAGCGCAGGCGAGATGGTGCGCATGTCCAAGCGCGCGGGCGAAATCATCACGCTCGAGGAGGTGACCGAGGAGGTCGGCGCCGACGCTGCGCGCTACTTCTTCCTGATGCGCTCCTCCGACAGCCCCCTCGATTTCGACCTCGAGTTGGCCAAGCAGGAGACCGCCGAGAACCCCGTCTATTACGTGCAGTACGCCCACGCACGCATCAGCAGCATCCTGCGCAACGCGCAGGAGCAGGGCGTCGCGCTGCCCGATCCCGCGCAGGCCGACCTGTCACTGCTGCGGGAGTCGGATGAGCTGGCCCTGATGCGCAAGCTCGCCGACTTCCCGGACGAAGTCTCCGTGGCCGCGCAGCGCTATGAGCCGCACCGCATGACACGCTACGCCTCCGAGTTGGCCGGCGTGTTCCACGTCTTCTACACTAACTGTCGGGTGCTCGGCGATGACGCGGCGTTGACTGCGGCGCGGCTGACGCTGGTGGGCGCCGCGCTGATCACGCTGCGCAACGTGCTGCGGCTGCTCGGGGTTTCGGCCCCGGAGAGCATGTAG
- a CDS encoding DUF1385 domain-containing protein produces MESLGDQRIETLAHPCRTLDATDGLGKAVEALRQAGLSALPVVASGQLLGMVTEGDIMRLLTQEAARGNVESLRTTPVSRAMSVPIVALYGGQTLAHARDLFASSDLRVLPVIDAAGTFRGVVTRADVMSALFGVTSPPRVGGLATPLGVFLTTGHTRGGVGDIGLFLSGVALVLMFLAASFLTNLIALGIETWLGWPIFAMTIAQEVAVNRDYAGAGIAGFGSLLILGLQLAIFFILLRLAPLTGTHAAEHMVVHAIEEGEELTIDTVARKPRVHPRCGTNLMALVFIVFAGGSLIMSMESYLGSIGAITGLGMLLIVVYLIWRGVGAGIQRFLTTKPPSRRQLEGAIRAARQLLSRYQQRPSYHAGGLARLWNVGIVQVALGFIATWSAAGYLSDWLHLGLFPFGRW; encoded by the coding sequence ATGGAATCGCTCGGCGACCAGAGAATCGAGACACTGGCCCATCCCTGCCGCACGTTGGATGCCACCGACGGCCTAGGCAAGGCGGTCGAAGCGTTGCGTCAGGCGGGGCTCTCGGCGCTGCCCGTCGTCGCTTCGGGGCAGCTGCTCGGCATGGTCACCGAGGGCGATATCATGCGCCTGCTCACGCAGGAAGCCGCCCGCGGCAATGTCGAGAGCCTGCGCACGACTCCCGTGAGCCGTGCCATGTCCGTCCCCATCGTCGCTCTGTACGGCGGGCAGACGCTGGCGCACGCGCGCGACCTGTTCGCGTCATCCGACCTGCGCGTGCTGCCGGTGATTGATGCCGCCGGGACCTTCCGCGGAGTCGTGACGCGGGCGGACGTCATGTCCGCGCTGTTCGGCGTCACCAGCCCGCCGCGTGTGGGCGGCCTGGCGACGCCGCTCGGCGTCTTCCTTACCACAGGGCACACGCGCGGAGGGGTAGGCGACATCGGCCTGTTTCTGAGCGGCGTCGCTCTCGTGCTGATGTTCCTGGCCGCGAGCTTCCTAACGAACCTCATCGCGCTCGGGATCGAGACGTGGCTGGGCTGGCCGATCTTCGCCATGACTATCGCGCAGGAGGTCGCCGTGAACCGGGACTATGCCGGCGCCGGCATCGCCGGTTTCGGCAGTCTGCTGATCCTTGGCCTGCAACTTGCGATCTTCTTCATCCTGCTGCGCCTCGCGCCACTGACCGGCACGCACGCCGCCGAGCACATGGTGGTTCACGCCATCGAAGAAGGTGAGGAACTCACCATCGACACCGTAGCCAGGAAACCACGTGTACACCCGCGCTGCGGCACCAACCTCATGGCTCTCGTCTTCATCGTGTTCGCCGGCGGCTCGCTCATCATGTCTATGGAGAGTTACCTCGGCAGCATCGGCGCCATCACCGGACTCGGTATGCTTTTGATCGTCGTCTATCTGATCTGGCGCGGGGTCGGGGCTGGCATCCAGCGATTCCTGACCACCAAGCCGCCCAGTCGGCGACAGCTCGAAGGCGCTATCCGCGCCGCGCGACAATTGCTGTCGCGCTATCAGCAACGGCCTTCATACCACGCCGGCGGGTTGGCGAGGCTGTGGAACGTCGGCATCGTTCAGGTCGCCCTCGGCTTCATCGCAACCTGGTCGGCTGCCGGTTATCTGTCGGATTGGCTGCACCTCGGCCTGTTCCCGTTCGGGCGGTGGTAA
- a CDS encoding 50S ribosomal protein L28: MAQRCAVCGKAPQVGYNVSHSHVRTKRRWLPNLQPVKTAGPKGKKTLRVCAKCLKAGKVKRVV, translated from the coding sequence ATGGCACAGCGCTGCGCCGTCTGCGGAAAAGCGCCTCAAGTCGGATACAACGTGAGCCACTCCCACGTGCGCACCAAGCGCCGCTGGTTGCCCAACCTGCAACCAGTGAAGACCGCCGGACCCAAGGGAAAGAAGACCCTGCGCGTCTGCGCGAAGTGCCTCAAGGCGGGGAAGGTCAAGCGCGTAGTGTAA
- a CDS encoding rRNA pseudouridine synthase yields the protein MRLQKYLSAAGVASRRSAEELIAAGRVTVDGKVATLGDKADPSRQTVAVDGQPVASVAHAYFMLNKPKGYLTTVSDRFGRRAVMDLIPDAPPGTHPVGRLDADTEGLLLLTNHGDLTAALTRPSQEIEKVYLARVRGVPSHGDLERLRSGVKLEDGLTAPAKARLIDRQNDEAIVELTIYEGRKRQVKRMMAKVRHPVVVLKRTGFGPLRLGGLPRGESRELSDSEVRACIAAATRQPSPRRR from the coding sequence ATGCGCCTTCAGAAGTACCTGTCCGCCGCGGGCGTCGCCTCGCGCAGGAGCGCCGAGGAGCTTATCGCCGCCGGGCGCGTGACAGTTGATGGGAAAGTGGCCACATTGGGCGACAAGGCCGATCCGAGCCGCCAGACGGTTGCCGTTGACGGGCAGCCGGTGGCATCGGTGGCCCACGCGTACTTCATGCTCAACAAGCCGAAGGGCTACCTCACGACGGTGTCGGACCGCTTCGGACGGCGCGCCGTCATGGACCTGATCCCGGATGCGCCGCCCGGGACGCATCCCGTGGGACGGCTCGACGCCGACACGGAGGGTCTGCTCCTGCTCACGAATCACGGCGACCTCACCGCCGCTCTCACCCGTCCTTCGCAGGAGATAGAGAAGGTGTACCTGGCCCGCGTGCGAGGGGTACCGTCGCACGGCGATCTCGAGCGTCTGAGATCGGGCGTGAAGCTGGAAGATGGCCTCACGGCGCCTGCGAAGGCGCGGCTCATTGACCGGCAGAACGACGAAGCCATCGTCGAACTCACCATCTACGAGGGACGCAAGCGTCAGGTCAAGCGCATGATGGCGAAAGTGCGCCATCCCGTCGTAGTATTGAAGCGGACGGGATTCGGGCCGCTCAGGCTCGGCGGTCTGCCGCGCGGCGAATCGCGCGAGTTGAGCGACTCCGAAGTGCGCGCCTGCATCGCTGCGGCAACACGTCAGCCCTCCCCGCGGCGCCGGTAA
- a CDS encoding D-alanyl-D-alanine carboxypeptidase: MRAGIAALVAAIITTSCAAAAHARADAPRIEATAAILVDAETGQVLYEKNADERRSIASTTKIMTALLIIERGQLDAVCSVSKRAAETPQSSISLDPGERLRLDDLLAAVLVKSANDAAVAAAEAVAGSERAFVDTMNQRARELGATNTHFTNPHGLYDAEHFSTARDLALMAREAMHSPRFADLVSTKSCTIPWPGKDCERRLANKNRLLSLMPGADGVKTGYVKESGPCLVASVTRDGWRLMAVLLDSPDLWTEAEALLGYGFDNFRALQFAQRGKPVASVEVQGGESPRVPLVPSASLMLVLPKWSRQDYGYMPRIDLSRSRLGAPVRAGQQMGRMVLVAGDTELAAVDLLAGETIPRSLLSSIWLGMSRTMLCLVAAVIAVRGYSVATKKHRTRRIHVRLTPAQREPRSDILPQ, translated from the coding sequence TTGCGAGCAGGCATCGCAGCACTAGTCGCAGCAATCATCACGACATCATGCGCGGCGGCCGCACACGCGCGCGCGGACGCACCTAGAATCGAGGCGACGGCGGCCATCCTGGTGGACGCCGAGACGGGCCAGGTGCTGTACGAGAAGAACGCCGACGAGCGGCGCTCCATCGCGAGCACAACCAAGATCATGACCGCGTTGCTGATCATCGAGCGGGGCCAGCTCGACGCGGTGTGCAGCGTGAGCAAGCGGGCCGCCGAAACGCCCCAGAGCTCGATCTCGTTGGACCCCGGCGAGCGACTGCGCCTTGATGACCTGTTGGCCGCGGTGCTGGTGAAGTCGGCGAACGATGCCGCGGTGGCCGCGGCGGAGGCGGTGGCGGGCAGCGAACGGGCTTTCGTGGACACGATGAACCAGCGGGCGCGCGAACTAGGCGCGACGAACACGCATTTCACCAATCCGCACGGGCTGTACGATGCCGAGCATTTCTCCACCGCGCGCGATCTCGCCCTCATGGCGCGCGAGGCGATGCATTCACCACGGTTCGCGGATCTCGTCAGCACCAAGAGCTGCACGATTCCCTGGCCGGGCAAGGATTGTGAGCGACGCCTGGCGAACAAGAATAGGCTGTTGAGTCTCATGCCCGGCGCCGACGGGGTGAAGACGGGTTACGTGAAGGAATCCGGCCCGTGCCTCGTCGCGTCGGTGACGCGTGATGGATGGCGACTGATGGCCGTACTGCTCGACAGCCCCGATCTGTGGACGGAGGCGGAAGCACTGCTCGGCTACGGCTTTGACAATTTCCGTGCGCTGCAATTCGCCCAGCGCGGTAAACCGGTGGCCTCGGTTGAGGTGCAAGGAGGCGAGAGCCCACGGGTGCCTCTCGTTCCCTCCGCGAGCCTGATGCTCGTACTGCCGAAGTGGAGCCGGCAGGACTACGGCTACATGCCTCGCATCGACCTGTCGCGCTCGCGCTTGGGAGCCCCGGTACGCGCGGGACAACAAATGGGCCGCATGGTCCTCGTCGCCGGCGACACAGAGCTGGCGGCGGTGGATCTGCTCGCCGGCGAGACGATCCCGCGATCGCTGCTGTCGAGCATCTGGCTTGGGATGAGCCGGACCATGCTGTGCCTTGTCGCTGCCGTGATCGCCGTACGTGGCTATTCCGTGGCGACCAAGAAGCACCGCACCAGGCGTATCCACGTGCGGCTGACACCTGCGCAGCGAGAGCCCCGTTCCGACATACTGCCGCAGTAG
- the scpB gene encoding SMC-Scp complex subunit ScpB: MERTETESGAAADADDRSDDDVARLTRSVEALLFMSGASLSLDDLCELTGEAPEQVNAALDLLRQDCERRAVHIASVAGGFQLVTRREYGELVAKLLQPKRFRLSRAALETLAIVAYKQPATRPEVEEIRGVNVDGVMETLLQHELVRECGRRRSPGRPIQYATTENFLTHFGLNSLQDLPDLDRLGRQDEVETEEDDAETEPAEAEADEPGSETEQHDAQTTEVMGETAEDDGAADDRKAPTEQGSAPEGKASEPVEANTGGGEEQAAEPRDETPLSDPQAS, encoded by the coding sequence ATGGAAAGGACTGAAACCGAATCTGGGGCCGCAGCGGATGCCGACGACCGCAGCGATGACGATGTGGCGCGGCTGACGCGATCGGTCGAGGCCCTGCTCTTCATGTCAGGCGCCTCGCTGAGTCTCGACGATCTGTGCGAGTTGACGGGCGAGGCGCCGGAGCAGGTCAACGCAGCGCTCGATCTGCTGCGCCAGGACTGCGAGCGGCGCGCCGTGCACATTGCCAGCGTTGCTGGCGGCTTTCAGTTGGTAACGCGGCGCGAGTACGGCGAGCTGGTCGCCAAGTTGCTCCAGCCGAAGCGCTTTCGCCTCTCTCGCGCCGCCCTCGAGACGCTGGCGATTGTCGCGTACAAGCAGCCCGCCACGCGCCCGGAGGTCGAGGAAATCCGCGGCGTCAATGTCGATGGGGTGATGGAGACCCTGCTCCAGCACGAGTTGGTCCGCGAATGCGGGCGCCGGCGCAGCCCCGGACGGCCTATCCAGTACGCCACCACCGAGAATTTCCTCACGCACTTCGGACTCAACTCGCTGCAAGACTTGCCCGACCTGGATCGTCTCGGGCGGCAGGACGAGGTGGAGACGGAAGAGGACGACGCGGAGACGGAGCCCGCCGAGGCGGAAGCCGACGAGCCGGGGTCGGAAACGGAACAACACGACGCGCAGACGACGGAGGTCATGGGGGAAACGGCGGAAGACGACGGGGCAGCGGACGACCGGAAAGCGCCGACGGAGCAAGGATCCGCCCCCGAAGGGAAGGCGTCGGAGCCAGTCGAAGCAAACACCGGCGGCGGCGAGGAGCAGGCGGCGGAGCCTCGCGATGAGACGCCGCTGTCCGACCCGCAGGCTTCATAA
- a CDS encoding segregation/condensation protein A, whose translation MITAPKPQTEPEIHTHFTGHPVRLPVFEGPLDLLLYLIDRDQIDIYNIPIARITAQYLDYLTMLESFNLEVAGEFLVMAATLLEIKSKMLLPRESVPEEDEEGPDPRAALVERLLEYRKYQEVAAGLGERAEIQRWVFSRSLLGEEEESSGYLMLNAATAFDLWSALQHVLARAQDTPVAELRRPRVTVAMKVAQVAARLRDAGEEGLDFVALFPEVVTKLEVIVTFLAILEMMRRQLIRVVQKHAFGAIWIHANGKD comes from the coding sequence ATGATCACGGCTCCCAAGCCGCAGACTGAGCCCGAGATACACACGCACTTCACCGGCCACCCCGTTCGGCTCCCCGTTTTCGAGGGCCCTCTCGACTTGCTGTTGTACCTGATTGACCGCGACCAGATTGATATCTACAACATCCCCATCGCGCGCATTACCGCGCAGTATCTCGACTATCTGACCATGCTGGAGTCCTTTAACCTCGAGGTCGCCGGCGAATTCCTGGTCATGGCGGCGACGCTGCTGGAGATCAAGTCGAAGATGCTGCTGCCGCGCGAGTCGGTGCCGGAGGAAGATGAAGAGGGCCCGGACCCACGCGCCGCGCTGGTGGAGCGTCTGCTCGAATACCGGAAGTATCAGGAGGTCGCCGCCGGCCTCGGCGAGCGCGCCGAGATCCAGCGTTGGGTTTTCAGCCGCTCGCTGCTGGGCGAGGAGGAGGAGAGCAGCGGGTACCTGATGCTCAACGCGGCCACGGCGTTCGACCTGTGGTCGGCGCTGCAGCACGTGCTCGCGCGCGCGCAGGATACTCCCGTCGCGGAGCTGCGTCGGCCGCGCGTGACCGTCGCCATGAAAGTCGCCCAGGTGGCGGCGCGCCTGCGCGACGCCGGCGAAGAGGGGCTGGATTTCGTCGCCCTGTTCCCGGAAGTCGTGACCAAGCTCGAGGTCATCGTTACCTTTCTCGCGATCCTGGAGATGATGCGCCGGCAGCTTATACGGGTCGTGCAGAAGCACGCGTTCGGAGCGATCTGGATCCATGCTAATGGAAAGGACTGA
- the trpS gene encoding tryptophan--tRNA ligase, with protein sequence MKKGVIFSGMRPTGPVHLGNLEGALRSWVTLQDEYELYCGIVDLHALTTDHEDTSELAARVRQMAVDFISAGIDPELSTILVQSHVREHAELHLLLSMITPVGWLERVPTYKEKVDDLHGAAPGYGLLGYPVLMASDILLYRSDTVPVGQDQLPHLELTREIARRFNYLYGEVFSEPAAKVTKHAVLPGLDGRKMSKSYDNLIYIAEDPESIRAKVKGMFTDPSRAYRTDPGHPDICPVFTYHSIYTATDVTREIEQECKGAQIGCVECKEKLAQSIIAALAPIRERRQEIEARPGLVDEILHEGAERARRVARSTMALVREAMKLPQEKTTARE encoded by the coding sequence TTGAAGAAAGGGGTCATATTCAGCGGCATGCGCCCCACCGGGCCCGTGCATTTGGGGAACCTGGAGGGTGCGCTGCGCTCATGGGTCACGCTGCAGGATGAGTACGAACTCTACTGCGGCATCGTTGACCTGCACGCGCTCACGACTGACCACGAGGACACTTCGGAGCTTGCCGCGCGCGTGCGCCAGATGGCGGTTGATTTCATCTCCGCGGGCATTGACCCCGAGCTCTCGACGATTCTCGTGCAGTCGCACGTGCGCGAGCACGCCGAGTTGCATCTCCTGCTGTCCATGATCACGCCCGTCGGCTGGCTCGAACGCGTGCCGACGTACAAAGAGAAAGTCGATGACCTCCACGGCGCGGCGCCCGGCTACGGGCTGCTCGGATACCCCGTGCTCATGGCGTCGGACATCTTGCTCTATCGGTCAGATACGGTGCCCGTCGGCCAGGATCAGCTCCCGCATCTGGAACTGACGCGTGAGATCGCGCGCAGATTCAATTACCTCTACGGGGAGGTGTTCTCGGAGCCGGCAGCGAAGGTTACCAAGCACGCTGTGCTGCCCGGCCTCGACGGCCGGAAGATGAGCAAGTCCTACGACAACCTGATATACATCGCCGAGGATCCGGAGTCCATTCGCGCCAAGGTCAAGGGCATGTTCACGGATCCGAGCCGGGCCTATCGCACGGATCCGGGGCACCCGGATATCTGCCCGGTGTTCACGTATCACTCGATTTACACCGCGACCGACGTGACGCGCGAGATAGAGCAGGAATGTAAAGGCGCGCAGATCGGCTGCGTCGAGTGCAAGGAGAAGCTGGCGCAGTCCATCATCGCCGCGCTCGCCCCGATTCGAGAACGTCGGCAGGAAATCGAGGCGCGGCCGGGCCTCGTAGATGAGATTCTGCACGAAGGCGCAGAGAGGGCGCGCCGCGTCGCCCGCAGCACAATGGCCCTGGTGCGCGAGGCGATGAAATTGCCGCAGGAGAAGACGACCGCGAGGGAGTAA
- a CDS encoding glycosyltransferase, whose product MRVCMFTECYLPTVNGVVVSVNTFAEQLRRLGVEVTVVAPRYAGYSDITDGMLRLRSVTPPWRPDYPLMIPWWSRVASRLRGREPDVVHVHSPFLAGGLGRRVARKLRRPLVFTFHTVYEEYVHYVPLPRPLARFLARRISRGFAQRCDAVVAPSDGIRDMLRRDGVTSRIEVIPTGLDLELAAPDRLTPTRERWGIPPQASLLAYVGRVAKEKSIDLMLAAFALVAAQVPQCMLLVVGSGAWDAQARAMAVELGIADSVRFAGTLPREDAIRCAADADALLFPSITDTQGLVVVEAMAAGTPCIAARSGAVTGLVRDGVNGVIVEHDAGAVAAAAVSLLRDADRLAHMGAAARETARAFSAAAMAGRLLALYESLLAG is encoded by the coding sequence ATGCGAGTGTGCATGTTCACCGAGTGCTATCTCCCCACGGTCAATGGGGTGGTGGTCTCGGTGAATACGTTTGCGGAGCAACTCCGGCGGCTCGGCGTGGAAGTAACCGTCGTCGCGCCGCGGTATGCGGGCTACAGCGACATAACCGACGGCATGCTCCGACTCCGCTCCGTGACACCGCCGTGGCGCCCCGATTATCCCCTGATGATACCGTGGTGGTCCCGCGTCGCGTCGCGCCTGCGCGGCCGAGAGCCGGACGTCGTCCACGTCCACAGCCCGTTTCTCGCTGGCGGCCTCGGCAGGCGGGTGGCGCGCAAACTGCGCCGGCCGCTCGTGTTCACCTTTCACACCGTGTACGAGGAATACGTTCATTATGTCCCTTTGCCGCGGCCGCTCGCGAGGTTCCTCGCGCGGCGCATCAGTCGGGGCTTTGCACAGCGCTGCGATGCCGTCGTGGCGCCCTCAGACGGCATACGCGACATGCTGCGGCGCGACGGCGTGACCTCGCGCATCGAGGTCATACCAACCGGCCTCGACCTGGAACTCGCGGCCCCCGATCGCCTCACTCCGACCCGCGAGCGCTGGGGAATACCGCCGCAGGCTTCGCTGCTCGCGTACGTCGGGCGCGTCGCGAAAGAGAAAAGCATCGACCTGATGCTGGCCGCGTTCGCGCTCGTCGCGGCGCAGGTGCCGCAGTGCATGCTGCTCGTCGTGGGGTCGGGGGCGTGGGACGCGCAGGCGCGCGCCATGGCAGTGGAACTGGGCATTGCGGACTCGGTGCGCTTCGCAGGCACTCTCCCGCGCGAGGATGCCATACGGTGCGCCGCGGATGCGGATGCCCTGCTGTTTCCGTCCATCACCGACACGCAAGGCCTGGTCGTCGTGGAGGCAATGGCTGCGGGAACGCCGTGCATCGCTGCGCGGAGCGGCGCGGTCACGGGGCTGGTGCGGGATGGAGTCAACGGCGTGATCGTCGAGCACGACGCCGGCGCTGTGGCCGCCGCCGCTGTCTCCCTGCTTCGTGACGCGGACCGGCTGGCGCATATGGGTGCGGCGGCGCGCGAGACAGCCCGGGCGTTCTCCGCCGCGGCAATGGCGGGCCGGCTGCTCGCGCTGTACGAATCGCTGCTGGCGGGCTGA